Proteins encoded by one window of Bradyrhizobium sp. B097:
- the gmd gene encoding GDP-mannose 4,6-dehydratase: MAAQDSKRRVALITGITGQDGAYLAEYLLGLGYTVHGIKRRSSSFNTARVDHLYQDPHAGNVPFLMHYGDMTDSTNLIRLVQQIRPTEIYNLAAQSHVQVSFESPEYTANADAIGVLRLLEAIRILGMEKETRFYQASTSELYGLVQEVPQKETTPFYPRSPYGVAKLYGYWITVNYREAYGMFASNGILFNHESPIRGETFVTRKITRAVARIEVGLENKLYLGNLDAKRDWGHARDYVEGMHKILQADEPGDFVLATGETRSVREFVELAFAEVGRSIEWRGKGVEEVGVDKATGNTLVQIDPVYFRPTEVDLLIGDASKARAKLGWAPKTPFAQLVQEMVTSDLVEARQDAANGKHGV, translated from the coding sequence ATGGCGGCTCAGGACTCAAAGCGGCGCGTTGCGCTGATCACCGGCATCACCGGGCAGGACGGTGCGTACCTCGCCGAATATCTGCTCGGCCTCGGCTATACCGTGCACGGGATCAAGCGGCGATCGTCCTCGTTCAATACGGCGCGCGTTGACCATCTCTACCAGGATCCGCATGCCGGCAACGTGCCGTTCCTGATGCACTACGGCGACATGACCGATTCGACCAATCTGATCCGGCTGGTGCAGCAGATCCGGCCGACCGAGATCTACAACCTCGCCGCCCAGAGCCACGTCCAGGTCAGTTTCGAGAGTCCGGAATACACCGCCAACGCCGACGCCATCGGCGTGCTGCGCCTGCTGGAGGCGATCCGCATCCTCGGCATGGAAAAGGAGACCCGGTTCTACCAGGCCTCGACCTCGGAGCTCTACGGGCTCGTGCAGGAGGTGCCGCAGAAGGAGACCACGCCGTTCTATCCGCGCTCGCCCTATGGCGTCGCCAAGCTCTACGGCTACTGGATCACGGTGAATTACCGTGAGGCCTACGGCATGTTCGCCAGCAACGGCATCCTGTTCAACCACGAAAGCCCGATCCGCGGCGAAACCTTCGTGACGCGCAAGATCACCCGCGCCGTTGCCCGCATCGAGGTCGGCCTGGAGAACAAGCTCTATCTCGGCAATCTCGATGCCAAGCGCGACTGGGGCCATGCCCGCGACTATGTCGAGGGCATGCACAAGATCCTGCAGGCGGACGAGCCCGGCGACTTCGTGCTCGCGACCGGCGAGACGCGGTCGGTGCGCGAGTTCGTCGAGCTGGCATTCGCCGAGGTCGGCCGCAGCATCGAATGGCGCGGCAAGGGCGTCGAGGAGGTCGGCGTCGACAAGGCGACCGGCAACACCCTGGTGCAGATCGACCCGGTCTATTTCCGTCCGACCGAGGTCGATCTTCTGATCGGCGACGCCAGCAAGGCGCGCGCCAAGCTCGGCTGGGCGCCGAAGACGCCGTTCGCGCAACTGGTGCAGGAAATGGTCACCAGCGATCTCGTCGAGGCCAGGCAGGATGCGGCCAATGGCAAGCACGGCGTTTGA
- a CDS encoding ABC transporter ATP-binding protein, translating into MTIALETRGLEKSFGGLRVTRDLSLKVMQGARHALIGPNGAGKTTVINQLTGVLTPNSGQILLEGSDITGLSVHKRVLRGLSRTFQINQLYPDLTPLETIGLAVSERMGRGGDWWRRMGTRDDVNTEIAEILSRFHLLDVMTELTSTLPYGKQRLLEIAVAIAAKPRVLLLDEPAAGVPESERHDILAAVAALPRDVTVLLIEHDMDLVFSFADRISVLVNGGLLTEGAPDEVARDPQVRAVYLGEAADA; encoded by the coding sequence ATGACGATCGCGCTCGAAACCCGCGGCCTCGAGAAATCCTTCGGCGGTCTTCGCGTCACCCGCGATCTCTCGCTGAAGGTGATGCAGGGCGCCCGCCATGCGCTGATCGGACCGAACGGCGCCGGCAAGACCACGGTCATCAATCAGCTGACCGGTGTGCTGACGCCGAACAGCGGACAAATCCTGCTCGAGGGCAGCGATATCACCGGCCTCTCCGTGCACAAGCGGGTCCTCCGCGGGCTGTCGCGCACCTTCCAGATCAATCAGCTCTATCCCGACCTGACCCCGCTCGAGACCATCGGCCTTGCTGTCTCCGAACGAATGGGCCGCGGCGGCGACTGGTGGCGGCGGATGGGAACGCGCGACGACGTCAACACCGAGATCGCCGAGATCCTGTCGCGCTTCCATCTGCTCGACGTGATGACCGAGCTCACCTCAACATTGCCCTACGGCAAGCAGCGCCTGCTCGAGATCGCGGTCGCGATCGCCGCCAAGCCACGCGTGCTGCTGCTCGATGAGCCCGCCGCCGGCGTGCCCGAGAGCGAGCGCCACGATATCCTGGCGGCGGTCGCAGCATTGCCGCGCGACGTCACCGTGCTCCTGATCGAGCACGACATGGATCTCGTGTTCTCCTTCGCCGACCGCATCTCGGTGCTGGTCAATGGCGGGCTGCTCACCGAGGGCGCGCCCGACGAGGTCGCGCGCGATCCGCAGGTGAGGGCGGTCTATCTCGGCGAGGCGGCCGATGCCTGA
- a CDS encoding cobalamin-independent methionine synthase II family protein has protein sequence MQRTKPPFRADEVGSLLRPPKIKEARARLEKGEISADELRKIEDMEIEKVVHKQASVGLKLATDGEFRRSWWHFDFLSHLTGCELFHPDMGIQFAGVQTRHDAIRVIGKLDFSDHHPMLDHFRFLKKYADQAHVTPKMTIPSPAVLHFRGGRKLISKEVYPDLEEFYQDLGKTYRKAVKAFYDAGCRYLQFDDTVWAYLCSQEELQKSRDRGDNPDGLQEIYARVINYAIADRPSDMVITTHVCRGNFRSTWISSGGYEPVAETMLAGTNYDGYFLEYDSDRAGGFEPLRFLPKGNKVVVVGVITSKFGELEKKDDIKRRLEEASKFAPIEQLAVSPQCGFASTEEGNILSEEEQWAKLRLAVEVANEVWGK, from the coding sequence ATGCAGCGAACCAAGCCCCCGTTCCGCGCCGACGAGGTCGGCAGCCTGTTGCGTCCGCCGAAGATCAAGGAAGCGCGCGCCAGGCTGGAGAAGGGCGAGATCTCGGCCGACGAGCTGCGCAAGATCGAGGACATGGAGATCGAGAAGGTCGTGCACAAGCAGGCCTCGGTCGGCCTCAAGCTTGCGACCGACGGCGAGTTCCGCCGCTCCTGGTGGCACTTCGATTTCCTCAGCCATCTGACCGGCTGCGAGCTGTTCCACCCCGACATGGGCATCCAGTTCGCGGGCGTGCAGACCCGGCACGACGCCATCCGGGTGATCGGCAAACTGGATTTCTCCGATCATCACCCGATGCTCGATCACTTCAGGTTCCTGAAGAAGTACGCCGACCAGGCGCATGTCACCCCGAAGATGACGATCCCGTCGCCGGCGGTGCTGCATTTCCGCGGTGGCCGCAAGCTGATCTCGAAGGAGGTCTATCCGGACCTTGAGGAGTTCTACCAGGACCTCGGCAAGACCTATCGCAAGGCGGTGAAGGCGTTCTACGACGCCGGTTGCCGTTACCTGCAATTCGACGACACGGTGTGGGCCTATCTATGCTCGCAGGAGGAATTGCAGAAGTCGCGCGACCGCGGCGACAATCCCGATGGCCTGCAGGAGATCTATGCCCGCGTCATCAACTATGCGATCGCCGATCGTCCGTCAGACATGGTGATTACGACGCATGTCTGCCGCGGCAATTTCCGTTCGACCTGGATTTCCTCCGGCGGCTACGAGCCGGTCGCCGAGACCATGCTGGCCGGCACCAATTACGACGGCTACTTCCTCGAATATGATTCCGATCGTGCCGGCGGCTTCGAGCCGCTGCGCTTCCTGCCCAAGGGCAACAAGGTCGTTGTGGTCGGCGTCATCACCTCGAAATTCGGCGAGCTCGAGAAGAAGGACGACATCAAGCGGCGGCTGGAGGAGGCATCGAAGTTCGCCCCGATCGAGCAGCTCGCAGTGTCGCCGCAATGCGGCTTTGCCTCGACCGAGGAGGGCAACATCCTCTCCGAGGAAGAGCAGTGGGCCAAGCTGCGGCTCGCGGTCGAGGTCGCGAACGAGGTGTGGGGGAAATAA
- a CDS encoding ABC transporter substrate-binding protein — translation MFNRRKMLLWGAASAVLPGLCASVPAWADDAVKIGLILPMTGGQASTGKQIDNAIKLYMQQKGDTVAGKKIEIILKDDAAVPDNTKRLAQELIVNDKVNFIAGFGVTPAALAAAPLATQAKIPEVVMAAGTSIITERSPYIVRTSFTLAQSSTIIGDWAVKNGIKKVATLTSDYAPGNDALTFFKQHFTAGGGEIVEEVKVPLANPDFAPFLQRMKDAKPDAMFVFVPAGQGGNFMKQYAERGLDKSGIKVIGPGDVMDDDLLNNMGDAALGAVTAHLYSAAHPSAMNKEFVAAYKKAYGNRPGFMAVSGYDGIHLIYEALKKTGGATDGDKLIEAMKGMKWESPRGPISIDPETRDIVQNIYIRKVEKVDGELYNVEFATFEAVKDSGKTKK, via the coding sequence ATGTTCAATCGTCGCAAAATGTTGCTGTGGGGCGCCGCTTCGGCCGTGCTTCCGGGTTTGTGCGCCAGCGTGCCGGCGTGGGCGGACGACGCCGTCAAGATCGGCCTGATCCTGCCGATGACCGGCGGCCAGGCCTCAACCGGCAAGCAGATCGATAACGCGATCAAGCTCTACATGCAGCAGAAGGGCGACACCGTCGCCGGCAAGAAGATCGAGATCATCCTGAAGGACGATGCCGCGGTGCCCGACAACACCAAGCGGCTCGCGCAGGAACTGATCGTCAACGACAAGGTCAATTTCATCGCCGGCTTCGGCGTGACGCCCGCGGCGCTTGCCGCGGCGCCGCTGGCGACGCAGGCCAAGATCCCGGAAGTCGTGATGGCCGCCGGCACCTCGATCATCACCGAGCGCTCGCCCTATATCGTGCGCACCAGCTTCACGCTGGCGCAGTCCTCCACCATCATCGGCGACTGGGCGGTCAAGAACGGCATCAAGAAGGTCGCGACGCTGACCTCCGACTACGCGCCGGGCAACGATGCGCTGACCTTCTTCAAGCAGCACTTCACCGCCGGCGGCGGCGAGATCGTGGAAGAGGTCAAGGTCCCGCTCGCCAATCCCGATTTCGCGCCGTTCCTGCAGCGCATGAAGGATGCCAAGCCCGACGCGATGTTCGTGTTCGTGCCGGCCGGGCAGGGCGGCAACTTCATGAAGCAATATGCCGAGCGCGGGCTCGACAAGAGCGGCATCAAGGTGATCGGCCCCGGCGACGTGATGGATGACGACCTGCTCAACAACATGGGCGATGCCGCGCTCGGCGCGGTGACGGCGCATCTCTATTCGGCGGCGCATCCGTCCGCGATGAACAAGGAATTCGTCGCCGCCTACAAGAAGGCATACGGCAACCGCCCGGGTTTCATGGCGGTCAGCGGCTATGACGGCATCCATCTGATTTATGAGGCGCTGAAGAAGACGGGCGGCGCGACCGACGGCGACAAGCTGATCGAGGCGATGAAGGGCATGAAGTGGGAGAGCCCGCGCGGTCCGATCTCGATCGATCCGGAAACCCGCGACATCGTGCAGAACATCTATATCCGCAAGGTCGAGAAGGTCGACGGCGAACTCTACAACGTCGAGTTCGCGACCTTCGAGGCCGTCAAGGATTCCGGCAAGACCAAGAAGTGA
- a CDS encoding uroporphyrinogen-III synthase produces the protein MADRLNGYRILILETREEAQFSRLLAEQGADVLQCPMFTIHDAPDPVPIEAWIRRAIERPLDDLVLMTGEGLRRLMKVVRRIGVEAEFVTSLGKARKFARGPKPGRALREIALEPQMTTEKPTSEGVAEMLAKLDLSGHRLGLQLYPDKDHATLIGTIKAQGAEVDTVLPYVYDAQAADANIVTAIEEMARGRIDAIALTSSGQVRRLLEVAQAHQCEAQLREGLQQTPIASVGPVVSDELKTYGLSTDIYPANDAFFMKPLISAMATALSKAPPRAAAR, from the coding sequence ATGGCTGACCGGCTGAACGGCTACCGCATTCTGATCCTCGAGACGCGCGAGGAGGCACAGTTTTCCCGCCTGCTCGCCGAGCAGGGCGCCGACGTGCTGCAATGCCCGATGTTCACCATCCACGACGCGCCGGACCCGGTGCCGATCGAGGCCTGGATTCGCCGCGCCATCGAGCGGCCGCTCGACGACCTCGTGCTGATGACCGGCGAAGGCCTTCGGCGGCTGATGAAGGTCGTGCGCCGGATCGGGGTCGAGGCGGAGTTTGTCACGAGCCTCGGCAAAGCGCGCAAATTCGCCCGCGGCCCCAAGCCCGGCCGCGCGCTGCGCGAGATCGCCCTGGAGCCGCAAATGACGACGGAGAAGCCGACCTCGGAAGGCGTCGCCGAGATGCTGGCGAAGCTCGACCTGAGCGGCCATCGGCTCGGCCTGCAGCTCTATCCGGACAAGGACCACGCCACCCTGATCGGCACGATCAAGGCGCAGGGTGCGGAGGTCGATACAGTGCTGCCGTATGTCTACGATGCGCAGGCCGCAGATGCGAACATCGTGACCGCGATCGAGGAAATGGCGCGGGGCCGCATCGATGCCATCGCGCTCACCAGCTCCGGCCAGGTTCGCCGCCTGCTCGAGGTGGCCCAGGCGCATCAATGCGAAGCACAATTGCGCGAGGGTTTGCAGCAGACCCCGATCGCCTCCGTCGGGCCGGTGGTGTCGGACGAGTTGAAGACCTACGGCCTATCCACCGACATCTACCCGGCGAACGACGCGTTCTTCATGAAGCCGCTGATCTCGGCGATGGCGACGGCGCTGTCGAAGGCGCCGCCGCGCGCGGCGGCGAGGTGA
- a CDS encoding branched-chain amino acid ABC transporter permease, giving the protein MASILTNLFDGVAYGMLLFVLACGLAVTLGLMNFVNLAHGAFAMAGGYICAVLVNNSGWPFFAGLPLAFVGSAAIGVALERTLYRHLYSRSHLDQVLFSIGLVFMSVAAVDYIMGSSRVFIKLPAALEGQIDLFGVGIGRYRLMIVVICGLLTLALQLILAKTRFGSRLRAAVDDPRAAIGLGINVPQVFAFTFAFGCGLAGLGGALSAEILGLDPYFPLKFMIYFLIVVTVGGSSSITGPFLASLLLGIADVAGKYYVPKVGPFVIYTVMIVILLWRPNGLFGRTAAR; this is encoded by the coding sequence ATGGCCTCTATCCTCACCAATTTGTTCGACGGCGTCGCCTACGGCATGCTGCTGTTCGTGCTGGCCTGCGGGCTTGCGGTGACGCTCGGGCTGATGAACTTCGTCAACCTCGCGCATGGCGCCTTCGCGATGGCCGGCGGCTATATCTGCGCCGTGCTGGTCAACAATTCCGGCTGGCCGTTCTTCGCAGGCCTGCCGCTCGCCTTTGTCGGGAGCGCTGCGATCGGCGTCGCGCTGGAGCGCACGCTGTATCGCCATCTCTATAGCCGCAGCCATCTCGATCAGGTGCTGTTCTCGATCGGACTCGTGTTCATGTCAGTGGCGGCGGTCGACTACATCATGGGATCGTCGCGGGTCTTCATCAAATTGCCGGCGGCGCTGGAGGGGCAGATCGACCTGTTCGGCGTCGGCATCGGGCGTTACCGGCTGATGATCGTCGTGATCTGCGGCCTGCTCACGCTGGCGCTGCAACTGATCCTTGCCAAGACGCGGTTCGGCAGCCGCCTGCGCGCCGCGGTCGACGATCCGCGCGCTGCGATCGGGCTCGGCATCAACGTGCCGCAGGTGTTCGCCTTCACCTTTGCCTTCGGCTGCGGCCTCGCCGGCCTCGGCGGCGCGCTGAGCGCGGAGATCCTCGGCCTCGATCCGTATTTCCCGCTGAAGTTCATGATCTACTTCCTGATTGTGGTCACGGTCGGCGGCTCCTCCTCGATCACCGGGCCGTTCCTGGCATCGCTGCTGCTCGGCATCGCCGACGTCGCCGGCAAATATTACGTGCCCAAGGTCGGCCCCTTCGTGATCTACACGGTCATGATCGTGATCCTGCTCTGGCGTCCCAACGGCCTGTTCGGCCGCACCGCGGCGCGGTGA
- a CDS encoding ABC transporter ATP-binding protein codes for MPDLLSIRGLRAGYGEAVVLPDMSLALAEGQVLALLGRNGTGKTTLINSIVGIVRRLSGSVALAGHDITALRPDQRARAGIGWVPQERNIFRSLTVEENMTAVAQPGPWTVERVYEMFPRLKERRGNFGNQLSGGEQQMLAIGRALTLNPKVLLLDEPTEGLAPIIVEELLKAIGTITRSGGICSIIVEQNAQKILGLADRVVILERGTIVHDAASSALKADPSVLERHLGVAGTKKH; via the coding sequence ATGCCTGACCTGCTTTCCATCAGGGGCTTGCGCGCCGGATATGGCGAGGCGGTGGTGCTCCCCGACATGTCGCTGGCGCTTGCCGAGGGCCAGGTGCTCGCGCTGCTCGGCCGCAACGGCACCGGCAAGACCACGCTGATCAATTCGATCGTCGGCATCGTCAGGCGCCTCAGTGGCAGCGTCGCGCTCGCCGGCCACGACATCACGGCACTGCGGCCCGACCAGCGCGCCCGTGCCGGGATCGGCTGGGTGCCGCAGGAGCGCAACATCTTCCGCTCGCTGACGGTGGAGGAGAACATGACCGCGGTGGCGCAGCCCGGTCCGTGGACGGTCGAGCGGGTGTACGAGATGTTTCCGCGGCTGAAAGAGCGGCGCGGCAATTTCGGCAACCAGCTGTCGGGCGGCGAGCAGCAGATGCTGGCGATCGGCCGCGCGCTGACGCTCAATCCGAAAGTGCTGCTGCTCGACGAGCCGACCGAAGGCCTCGCGCCGATCATCGTTGAGGAATTGTTAAAGGCGATCGGAACCATCACGCGCTCGGGTGGCATCTGTTCGATCATCGTCGAGCAGAATGCACAAAAGATTCTCGGGCTCGCCGACCGCGTTGTGATATTGGAACGCGGAACGATCGTGCACGATGCCGCGAGCAGCGCGCTGAAGGCCGATCCCTCCGTCCTCGAGCGCCATCTCGGCGTCGCCGGGACCAAAAAACACTGA
- a CDS encoding GDP-L-fucose synthase: MASTAFELKGKSVFVAGHRGMVGSALMRRLAREQADLLTVSRSEVDLRDQAAVNAWFAAKRPRAVFLAAAKVGGIVANNTLRAEFLYDNLAISTNVIQAAHANGCEKLMFFGSSCIYPRLAPQPLREDSMLTGLLEPTNEPYAIAKIAGIKMAEAYRSQYGADFISVMPTNLYGPGDNYHPEYSHVVAALIRRFHEAKVSGAGSVVVWGTGTPRREFLYVDDLADACIHLMKAYSSPELVNIGTGEDITIAEFARVVAATVGYRGEISFDTSRPDGTPRKLLDVSRLAKLGWRAATSLEDGIKLAYQAYLNETK, translated from the coding sequence ATGGCAAGCACGGCGTTTGAACTGAAGGGCAAGTCGGTTTTCGTTGCCGGCCATCGCGGCATGGTCGGCTCGGCGCTGATGCGCCGGCTGGCGCGCGAACAGGCCGATCTGCTGACGGTGTCGCGCAGCGAGGTCGACCTTCGCGACCAGGCCGCGGTTAATGCCTGGTTTGCCGCGAAGCGGCCGCGGGCCGTGTTCCTCGCCGCCGCCAAGGTCGGCGGCATCGTCGCCAACAACACGCTGCGGGCGGAATTCCTCTACGACAATCTGGCGATCTCGACCAACGTGATCCAGGCGGCCCATGCCAATGGGTGCGAGAAGCTGATGTTCTTCGGCTCGTCCTGCATCTATCCGCGCCTGGCGCCGCAGCCGCTGCGCGAGGATTCGATGCTGACCGGCCTGCTGGAGCCGACCAACGAGCCCTATGCCATCGCCAAGATCGCCGGCATCAAGATGGCCGAGGCCTATCGCAGCCAATATGGCGCCGATTTCATCAGCGTGATGCCGACCAATCTCTACGGTCCCGGCGACAATTATCATCCCGAATACAGCCACGTCGTCGCCGCGCTGATCCGCCGCTTCCACGAGGCCAAGGTCTCCGGTGCAGGCAGCGTCGTGGTGTGGGGCACCGGCACGCCGCGCCGTGAATTCCTCTATGTCGACGATCTCGCCGACGCCTGCATCCACCTGATGAAGGCCTATTCCTCGCCCGAGCTGGTCAATATCGGCACCGGCGAAGACATCACCATCGCCGAATTCGCCCGCGTGGTCGCCGCCACCGTCGGCTATCGCGGTGAGATCAGCTTCGACACGTCGCGTCCCGACGGCACGCCGCGCAAGCTGCTCGACGTCAGCCGGCTCGCCAAGCTCGGTTGGCGCGCCGCGACTTCGCTCGAGGATGGCATCAAGCTCGCCTACCAGGCCTATCTGAACGAGACCAAGTAG
- a CDS encoding branched-chain amino acid ABC transporter permease, which produces MTALSDVSTHAMASARWRISEVAFWVLALACAFLFPSRYLIMTDIVRLGLFALSLDLILGYAGIVSLGHAAFFGVGAYSAGLLALHGIINEPVIALVAAGLVAAVLGFLTSFLVIRGVDLTRLMVTLGIALLLEALAERFSDITGGTDGLQGIEMQPILGLFAFDMFGKTGLFYSLIVLFILFLLARRVVHSPFGLSLRAIRNNPLRAAAIGIPVNRRLIAVYTLAAFYAGIAGALFTQTTALASLDVFSFERSADLMLVLVIGGTGYLYGGLIGAVVFKMLQELFQSITPQYWLFWIGLVLVVIVMVGRTRIHRWVLFVPNLIIRQFAGRNAAAVPESDPS; this is translated from the coding sequence ATGACCGCGCTGTCCGACGTCTCCACCCACGCGATGGCCAGCGCGCGCTGGCGGATCAGCGAGGTCGCCTTCTGGGTGCTGGCGCTCGCCTGCGCGTTCCTGTTCCCGTCGCGCTACCTGATCATGACCGACATCGTGCGGCTCGGCCTGTTCGCGCTGTCGCTCGACCTGATCCTCGGCTATGCCGGCATCGTCTCGCTCGGACACGCGGCCTTCTTCGGCGTCGGCGCCTATTCGGCCGGACTGCTGGCGCTGCACGGCATCATCAACGAACCCGTCATCGCGCTGGTCGCCGCCGGTCTCGTTGCGGCGGTGCTGGGGTTCCTGACCAGCTTCCTCGTCATCCGCGGCGTCGATTTGACCCGGCTGATGGTGACGCTCGGCATCGCGCTGCTGCTGGAGGCGCTCGCCGAGCGCTTCTCGGATATCACCGGCGGCACCGACGGCCTCCAAGGCATCGAGATGCAGCCGATCCTCGGGCTGTTTGCCTTCGACATGTTCGGCAAGACCGGATTGTTCTACTCGCTGATCGTGCTGTTCATCCTGTTCCTGCTTGCCCGTCGCGTGGTGCATTCGCCGTTCGGCCTGTCGCTGCGCGCGATCAGGAACAACCCGCTGCGCGCGGCCGCAATCGGCATACCGGTCAACCGCCGCCTGATCGCGGTCTATACGCTTGCCGCCTTCTATGCCGGGATCGCCGGCGCGCTGTTCACCCAGACTACGGCGCTGGCCTCACTCGACGTGTTTTCTTTCGAGCGCTCCGCCGACCTGATGCTGGTGCTGGTGATCGGCGGCACCGGTTATCTCTATGGCGGACTGATCGGCGCTGTTGTGTTCAAAATGCTGCAGGAGCTGTTTCAGAGCATCACCCCGCAATACTGGCTGTTCTGGATCGGCCTCGTGCTGGTCGTGATCGTGATGGTCGGCCGCACGCGGATCCACCGCTGGGTGCTGTTCGTGCCGAACCTGATCATCCGCCAGTTCGCCGGCCGCAACGCCGCCGCCGTGCCGGAGAGTGATCCGTCATGA
- the purU gene encoding formyltetrahydrofolate deformylase, producing MPDHQFVLTLSCPDRPGIVSAVSTFLAHNGQNILDAQQFDDIETGKFFMRVVFTAADLAVGLPALQTGFAAIAERFGMEWQMRDRASRRRVMLLVSKSDHCLVDILYRWRTGELEMIPTAIVSNHPRESYGSLDFGDIPFHHLPVTKETKRQQEDAVWKLAQDTNTDLVVLARYMQILSDEMSARLSGRCINIHHSFLPGFKGAKPYHQAHERGVKLIGATAHYVTSDLDEGPIIDQDVERISHRDTPEDLVRKGRDIERRVLARAIRYHLADRVILNGRKTVVFVD from the coding sequence ATGCCCGACCATCAATTCGTTCTGACCCTGTCCTGCCCGGATCGCCCCGGGATCGTCTCCGCGGTCTCGACCTTCCTCGCGCATAACGGTCAGAACATCCTGGATGCCCAGCAGTTCGACGACATCGAGACCGGCAAGTTCTTCATGCGCGTGGTGTTCACCGCGGCCGACCTCGCGGTCGGGCTGCCGGCGCTGCAGACCGGCTTTGCCGCGATTGCCGAACGCTTCGGCATGGAATGGCAGATGCGCGATCGCGCCAGCCGCCGCCGGGTGATGCTGCTGGTGTCGAAGTCCGATCATTGCCTGGTCGACATCCTCTATCGCTGGCGCACCGGCGAGCTCGAGATGATCCCGACCGCCATCGTCTCCAACCATCCGCGCGAGAGCTACGGTTCGCTCGATTTCGGCGATATCCCGTTCCATCATCTGCCGGTAACCAAAGAGACCAAGCGGCAGCAGGAAGATGCGGTCTGGAAGCTCGCCCAGGACACCAATACCGACCTCGTGGTGCTCGCCCGCTACATGCAGATCCTTTCGGACGAGATGTCGGCGCGGCTGTCGGGCCGCTGCATCAACATCCACCATTCCTTCCTGCCGGGCTTCAAGGGCGCCAAGCCCTACCACCAGGCGCATGAGCGCGGCGTCAAGCTGATCGGCGCCACCGCGCATTACGTCACCAGCGATCTCGATGAGGGCCCGATCATCGACCAGGACGTCGAGCGCATCAGCCATCGCGACACGCCCGAGGATCTCGTGCGCAAGGGCCGCGACATCGAGCGCCGGGTGCTGGCGCGGGCGATCCGCTACCATCTCGCCGACCGCGTCATCCTCAACGGGCGCAAGACCGTGGTGTTCGTGGACTGA